One Romeriopsis navalis LEGE 11480 genomic region harbors:
- a CDS encoding DUF4347 domain-containing protein, whose translation MLNSIIVPTVPVVDPTAVLFVDAGVGQRELLTQSAASGTAVYWLDAERDAIGQITTVLAAHRGLESVQIASHGMIGGVQLGGDWLSAANLSNYVGHLKTWGEALSETGDLLLYGCEVGQGAVGSDFVASLAAMTGADVAASNNLTGHHSLGGDWDLEVMSGAIEAVGLVADEFQNVLNPIITLPSLAVSYQENAAPVILDVGATVSDSTSADFDTGSLTVSVSSGGTADDRLSINNQGTGTNQIGLDGRIVTYEGSRIGTYTGGIGGSDQLVISLEAAATAVATQALVRNLAYSNVSEDLATGNRTVQIVLNDGDGNVSATVGKPVQVTGTNDGLTFRQKTIIYDGSSGQTPDQTASLFYQDSTVFPVNQGTASAVAANGGTTLTTDADAYSGYSSYAVNFTVFPPSITTQLKNPNFPTLDRNQGYAVSFTADVISESRTAAANKDNYRGDDRAGFSVIVVSSDGQNAIELGFQRLSSTTLRVFAQEDGTNQSNQALEPSLNGDAQYRQLFSQAESADFSATGAVSYDLLVSGDTYTLLVNGNAVLSGRLRDYTAFVPQTVFNVQPPSPYQQANMVVFGDNTPTAQTQTKIDQIAISTNAAVTLPGLSVDAGNSLSVTGLSDLLIFDRDLPNTLTLTLTTTSGNVTVNSNVSGGVTAGNITQNGSKTVTLTGSLSQITQTLIAANALTYQASANFSGNDQLTITLDDGSGAQTVAQTMDIAVSGPKAEILWRNTRLGISTFWYLNNATEFVAAQSLVYGAGIGDSRVGTEVNWDPSWRLAGVADFNSDGIQDHLYENGVDILISTLGRTNGQTATLESAVSPTINGVTRTIPVGWDLVGAADMNRDGIGDLIFRSQALDITAIWQMGNTNQVTNPVLVTNTSNEIARTGALGQFSPWTLDAIGDFDGDNDIDFVYRWAAANLTALWTMNGLQVESTALLNVSAPVGFEVRGVGDFNGDGTQDIVLRNQLTDQTKLWTFSNGVATESFLPATGSPAWQIEAIADMNGDGTDDLIWQNRAADFAAVWVMQNGQVSAASNLVRDFRVGGSQGAIQSGDPGWDIEDAAAAPAANLM comes from the coding sequence ATGCTTAATTCCATCATCGTTCCGACCGTGCCGGTTGTTGATCCGACTGCTGTTTTGTTTGTAGATGCTGGGGTGGGGCAGCGGGAGCTGTTGACTCAGAGTGCGGCCTCCGGGACGGCGGTGTACTGGCTCGATGCGGAGCGAGATGCGATCGGGCAAATCACCACAGTGTTGGCGGCGCATCGGGGCTTAGAAAGCGTGCAGATTGCTTCCCATGGCATGATCGGGGGAGTGCAGTTGGGTGGTGATTGGTTGTCGGCGGCTAATCTTTCCAATTATGTGGGGCACTTAAAAACTTGGGGTGAGGCCTTAAGTGAAACGGGTGACTTACTGCTGTATGGCTGTGAAGTGGGTCAAGGGGCAGTGGGGAGTGACTTTGTTGCTAGTTTGGCAGCGATGACGGGGGCGGACGTGGCGGCCTCGAATAATTTGACGGGGCATCACTCGTTGGGTGGTGATTGGGACCTGGAGGTGATGAGCGGTGCGATTGAGGCCGTTGGCTTGGTGGCGGATGAGTTTCAGAATGTGCTGAATCCGATCATTACGTTGCCGAGTTTGGCGGTCTCTTATCAAGAAAATGCGGCACCGGTGATACTTGATGTTGGGGCAACGGTGAGTGATTCGACCTCAGCGGACTTTGATACTGGGAGCCTGACGGTGAGCGTCAGTAGTGGAGGGACAGCGGACGATCGGTTATCCATCAATAATCAGGGAACAGGCACAAATCAGATTGGCCTAGATGGACGAATTGTCACCTATGAAGGGTCGCGCATTGGCACCTATACCGGCGGAATTGGGGGGAGTGATCAACTGGTAATCAGCTTGGAAGCAGCGGCGACCGCGGTCGCGACCCAAGCCCTCGTGCGAAATTTAGCCTATAGCAATGTGTCGGAAGATTTGGCCACGGGCAATCGGACGGTGCAAATCGTCCTGAATGATGGTGATGGCAATGTTAGTGCAACTGTCGGTAAGCCTGTGCAGGTGACAGGGACAAATGATGGATTAACCTTTCGGCAGAAGACTATCATCTACGATGGCAGTAGTGGTCAAACGCCTGATCAAACGGCTTCGCTATTTTACCAAGACTCAACGGTATTTCCGGTAAATCAGGGGACTGCTAGTGCGGTGGCGGCAAACGGCGGGACAACCTTAACGACGGATGCGGATGCTTACTCGGGCTATAGCAGCTATGCGGTGAATTTTACGGTGTTCCCACCTTCGATTACGACGCAACTCAAGAATCCGAATTTCCCCACGCTGGATCGGAATCAGGGTTATGCGGTGAGTTTCACGGCGGATGTGATTTCCGAGTCTCGGACGGCGGCAGCGAATAAAGATAACTATCGGGGAGACGATCGCGCGGGTTTCTCCGTCATCGTTGTTAGTAGTGATGGTCAGAATGCGATCGAGCTGGGTTTCCAACGACTCAGTAGCACTACCCTCCGGGTGTTTGCCCAAGAGGATGGAACGAATCAGTCCAATCAGGCCCTGGAGCCGAGCTTAAATGGGGATGCGCAGTATCGTCAGCTATTTAGTCAGGCGGAATCGGCTGACTTTAGTGCAACCGGTGCGGTGAGTTATGACCTATTGGTTTCGGGTGATACTTACACGTTGTTGGTGAACGGGAATGCGGTCTTGAGTGGCAGACTGCGAGACTATACCGCCTTTGTGCCCCAAACGGTGTTTAATGTTCAGCCACCGAGTCCCTATCAACAGGCAAATATGGTGGTGTTTGGTGACAACACACCGACGGCTCAGACCCAGACTAAAATCGACCAAATTGCAATTTCGACTAATGCTGCTGTAACTTTGCCTGGCTTATCGGTGGATGCCGGTAATTCCTTGAGCGTAACGGGTTTATCGGATCTGCTGATTTTCGATCGTGATTTACCAAACACGCTGACGTTAACGCTAACGACGACTAGTGGCAATGTAACTGTCAACAGTAATGTTAGCGGTGGTGTGACGGCGGGAAATATTACTCAAAATGGTTCGAAGACGGTGACTCTAACGGGCAGCTTGAGCCAGATTACGCAGACGTTGATTGCCGCAAATGCTCTGACCTATCAGGCAAGTGCTAATTTTAGTGGGAATGATCAGCTAACGATTACCCTCGATGACGGCAGTGGGGCGCAGACCGTGGCCCAAACCATGGATATTGCTGTGTCAGGGCCGAAGGCGGAGATTCTCTGGCGGAATACACGGTTGGGAATTAGTACATTTTGGTACCTGAATAATGCGACGGAATTTGTGGCGGCCCAGAGCTTGGTTTATGGTGCGGGGATTGGTGATTCGCGCGTCGGCACTGAGGTGAATTGGGACCCCAGCTGGCGGTTAGCGGGTGTTGCTGACTTTAATAGTGATGGGATTCAAGACCATCTTTATGAAAATGGCGTCGATATATTGATTTCAACGTTGGGCCGGACGAATGGTCAGACTGCAACGTTAGAATCGGCTGTCTCGCCCACAATTAATGGTGTGACGCGCACGATCCCAGTGGGCTGGGATTTGGTCGGTGCCGCTGATATGAACCGGGATGGCATTGGTGATTTGATTTTCCGCAGTCAGGCGTTGGATATCACGGCGATTTGGCAGATGGGCAATACGAATCAGGTGACGAATCCGGTCTTAGTGACCAATACAAGCAATGAAATTGCCCGGACTGGCGCGCTGGGTCAGTTCAGTCCATGGACGTTGGATGCGATCGGTGATTTTGATGGAGATAATGATATTGACTTTGTCTATCGCTGGGCGGCGGCGAATCTGACGGCGTTGTGGACGATGAATGGCTTGCAAGTTGAGTCGACGGCGTTGCTGAACGTGTCTGCCCCAGTTGGGTTTGAGGTGCGGGGTGTGGGTGACTTTAACGGCGATGGGACACAGGATATTGTCTTACGCAATCAGTTAACTGACCAGACCAAATTATGGACGTTTAGTAATGGTGTGGCAACCGAGAGTTTCTTGCCAGCGACGGGGAGTCCGGCCTGGCAGATTGAAGCGATCGCCGATATGAATGGGGATGGAACGGACGACTTGATTTGGCAGAATCGTGCGGCTGATTTTGCCGCGGTTTGGGTGATGCAAAACGGTCAGGTTTCGGCTGCTTCGAATTTGGTGCGAGATTTCCGGGTTGGGGGGAGTCAAGGGGCGATTCAGAGTGGTGATCCGGGTTGGGATATTGAGGATGCGGCGGCGGCACCAGCGGCGAATCTGATGTAA